The DNA sequence TTATTATCACCCTTTGCAACCGGCGAAAGCCGGTTGGTTTTTTTTGAAGAGCGCCGGTAGATATGACTTTTTGAAATCTGATATGATAGATGGGTGAAATCAATTGCAAGCAAGGGGGAATCTGAATGAGTTTAATCCTGACGATCAATCCGGGATCCACTTCCACGAAAGTGGCAGTGTTCCAGGATGAAGTGGTAGCCCATGAAATATCCTTATCCCATTCCATGGAGGAATTAAAGCAATACGACGATATTTCAGACCAGAAGCCAATGCGTGAAGCAGCGATCCAGGACTGGCTCAAGTCAATCGGCATTGCGCCGCAGGACCTGGATATCATCGTTTCCCGGGGCGGTCTGGTTCGACCCATTCCCACCGGCACGTACGAAGTGACCGACTTGATGATCGAGGATCTCAAAGCGGGATATTCCGGAATCCATGCCTCCAACCTGGGCGCTCAGATTGCCCGGGATCTGGCCAAAGCCGGCGGCATTCAGGCCTATATCGCAGATCCGGTAGCCAGTGACGAAATGGAGCCCGTGGCCCGGCTGTCCGGACTGCCGGAAATCACCCGGCGCTCGAACTCGCATTACCTGAACATGAAATCCGTGACGCGCCGCGTCTGCAAGGAGAAGGGCTTCGATTTTCAGAAGGATAACTTCATCATCTGCCACCTGGGCGGCGGCATCTCGGTAGCTCCTCAGCAAGCGGGACGAGTCATCGACACCAACAATGCCAATGAATCCGGTCCCTTCTCCCCGGAACGGGCAGGCAGCCTGCCGGTGGGGGATCTGGTCAAGCTGGCTTTTTCCGGCAAATATACGGAAAAGGAACTGCTCAAGAAGATCATCGGCGGCGGCGGTCTCATGGGGTATTTAAAGACCAATGACGGACGCAATGTCGAAGCTATGATCGCCGCCGGCGATCACAACGCGGAGCTGATCTTCCGGGCCATGGGCTATCAGATTGCCAAGGAAATCGGTGCGTCCGCCGCGGTTCTGGCCGGGGATGTCCGGGCGGTCATTCTGACCGGCGGACTGGCCTATTCCAAACGGCTCATTGAAACGATCCGGGAGTATGCCGGATTCATCGCGCCGTTTATTGTAGAACCGGGCGAGGAT is a window from the Clostridiaceae bacterium HFYG-1003 genome containing:
- the buk gene encoding butyrate kinase; protein product: MSLILTINPGSTSTKVAVFQDEVVAHEISLSHSMEELKQYDDISDQKPMREAAIQDWLKSIGIAPQDLDIIVSRGGLVRPIPTGTYEVTDLMIEDLKAGYSGIHASNLGAQIARDLAKAGGIQAYIADPVASDEMEPVARLSGLPEITRRSNSHYLNMKSVTRRVCKEKGFDFQKDNFIICHLGGGISVAPQQAGRVIDTNNANESGPFSPERAGSLPVGDLVKLAFSGKYTEKELLKKIIGGGGLMGYLKTNDGRNVEAMIAAGDHNAELIFRAMGYQIAKEIGASAAVLAGDVRAVILTGGLAYSKRLIETIREYAGFIAPFIVEPGEDEMKSLAEAGLRILRKEETAKNYDLEAKKHDQIL